The following coding sequences are from one Streptomyces sp. NBC_01232 window:
- a CDS encoding ferrochelatase: MSDQLRAPDGGSAAPYDALLLLSFGGPEGPDDVVPFLENVTRGRGIPRERLKEVGQHYFGFGGVSPINGQNRELLDALRGDFAGHGLDLPVYWGNRNWAPYLTDVMREMAADGRRRIAVLATSAYASYSGCRQYRENLADALATLAEEGVELPRVDKLRHYFNHPGFVEPMIDGVVASLAELPEEVRSGAHLAFTTHSIPTAAADTSGPAADHTEDGEGGAYVKQHLDVARVIADEVAARTGVAHTWELVYQSRSGAPHIPWLEPDICDHLEALHAAGAPAAVMVPIGFVSDHMEVLYDLDTEATAKAAELGLPVRRSATVGADPRFAGAVRELVLERAAKERGEPVRECWVGTLGQSHDLCAVGCCPARGPRPAAAGVDSPYA; encoded by the coding sequence ATGTCAGACCAGCTCCGTGCCCCCGACGGCGGCTCCGCCGCCCCTTACGACGCCCTCCTGCTGCTGTCCTTCGGCGGCCCCGAGGGACCCGACGACGTCGTGCCCTTCCTGGAGAACGTCACGCGCGGGCGCGGCATCCCGCGCGAGCGGCTCAAGGAGGTCGGGCAGCACTACTTCGGATTCGGCGGCGTCAGCCCCATCAACGGGCAGAACCGCGAACTGCTGGACGCGCTGCGGGGGGACTTCGCCGGGCACGGCCTGGACCTCCCGGTCTACTGGGGCAACCGGAACTGGGCCCCGTACCTGACCGACGTGATGCGGGAGATGGCCGCCGACGGGCGTCGCCGGATCGCGGTCCTCGCGACCAGCGCCTACGCCTCGTACTCGGGCTGCCGCCAGTACCGCGAGAACCTCGCGGACGCGCTGGCCACGCTCGCCGAGGAGGGCGTGGAGCTGCCGCGGGTCGACAAGCTGCGCCACTACTTCAACCACCCCGGCTTCGTCGAGCCCATGATCGACGGGGTGGTGGCCTCCCTCGCCGAGCTGCCCGAGGAGGTGCGCTCCGGCGCGCACCTCGCCTTCACCACCCACTCCATCCCGACCGCCGCCGCGGACACCTCCGGCCCGGCCGCGGACCACACCGAGGACGGCGAGGGCGGGGCGTACGTCAAGCAGCACCTCGACGTCGCCCGGGTGATCGCGGACGAGGTCGCGGCCCGGACCGGGGTCGCGCACACCTGGGAGCTCGTCTACCAGTCCCGCAGCGGCGCCCCGCACATCCCGTGGCTGGAGCCTGACATCTGCGACCACCTGGAGGCCCTGCACGCCGCCGGTGCGCCCGCGGCCGTGATGGTGCCCATCGGCTTCGTCTCCGACCACATGGAAGTCCTCTACGACCTGGACACCGAGGCCACCGCGAAGGCCGCCGAGCTGGGGCTGCCCGTGCGGCGGTCCGCGACCGTCGGCGCCGATCCGCGCTTCGCCGGGGCCGTAAGGGAGCTGGTGCTGGAGCGCGCCGCCAAGGAGCGCGGAGAGCCGGTCCGGGAGTGCTGGGTGGGCACTCTGGGCCAGAGTCATGACCTGTGCGCGGTGGGCTGCTGCCCGGCGCGGGGCCCCCGGCCGGCGGCCGCGGGCGTGGACAGTCCGTACGCGTAG
- a CDS encoding MFS transporter yields the protein MPSPYRAIFATPGTKGFTGAGIIGRLPLAMVGIGVLTMITELGGSYGLAGALTGTIALSAAAVGPQVSRLVDQYGQRRVLRPATLIAAAAVTGLLVAAANGWPSWTLFVFAVVAGCVPSVGSMVRARWTALFRDTPQLHTAYSFESIVDELCFIIGPPLAATLSAGWFPEAGPVVALVCLVTGVWWLTALTATEPAPHPHQEHTDRSSALRSPGLQVLVATFVATGAIFGSVDVSTLAFAAEHGNKSLGGVFLAVWAFGSCLAGIVFGLLHFKGRAEPRWILGISAMAVSMIPLLLAGNLPFLAVALFVSGLAIAPTMITTMALIEAHVPHAKLTEGMTWISTGLAVGIALGSSVTGWVVDAAGAQTGYVVSVSAGVAAAAVAFAGYRRLTRPAQGEEPATDGDGDSRAEQHGTDRVA from the coding sequence TTGCCCAGTCCCTACCGCGCCATATTCGCCACCCCTGGCACCAAGGGGTTCACGGGCGCCGGCATCATCGGCCGGCTGCCGCTGGCCATGGTGGGCATCGGCGTCCTCACGATGATCACTGAGCTCGGCGGCAGCTACGGGCTCGCCGGCGCGCTCACCGGCACCATCGCGCTCTCCGCCGCCGCCGTGGGCCCGCAGGTCTCGCGGCTGGTGGACCAGTACGGACAGCGGCGGGTGCTGCGTCCGGCGACGCTGATCGCGGCCGCCGCGGTGACCGGACTGCTGGTCGCGGCGGCGAACGGCTGGCCGAGCTGGACCCTCTTCGTCTTCGCCGTCGTCGCCGGGTGCGTGCCCAGCGTGGGATCGATGGTCCGGGCCCGGTGGACGGCCCTGTTCCGCGACACCCCCCAGCTGCACACGGCCTATTCCTTCGAGTCCATCGTCGACGAGCTCTGCTTCATCATCGGTCCGCCGCTGGCCGCGACGCTCTCGGCCGGCTGGTTCCCGGAGGCCGGCCCGGTGGTCGCCCTCGTCTGCCTGGTGACGGGCGTGTGGTGGCTGACGGCGCTGACCGCCACCGAGCCTGCGCCGCATCCGCACCAGGAGCACACGGACCGCTCCTCGGCGCTGCGCTCCCCCGGCCTGCAGGTCCTGGTGGCCACCTTCGTGGCGACCGGCGCGATCTTCGGGTCCGTCGACGTCTCGACCCTCGCCTTCGCCGCGGAGCACGGCAACAAGTCCCTCGGCGGGGTGTTCCTGGCGGTCTGGGCGTTCGGATCCTGCCTCGCGGGCATCGTCTTCGGCCTTCTGCACTTCAAGGGCAGGGCCGAACCTCGCTGGATCCTGGGCATCAGTGCGATGGCCGTGAGTATGATCCCCCTCCTACTGGCCGGGAACCTTCCGTTTCTGGCCGTGGCGCTCTTCGTCTCGGGCCTCGCCATCGCTCCCACGATGATCACCACGATGGCCCTGATCGAGGCGCACGTGCCACACGCGAAGCTGACCGAGGGCATGACCTGGATCAGCACCGGCCTCGCGGTCGGAATCGCGCTCGGGTCCTCCGTGACCGGCTGGGTCGTCGACGCAGCCGGGGCGCAGACCGGGTACGTCGTCTCCGTCTCGGCGGGAGTCGCCGCGGCGGCGGTTGCGTTCGCGGGATACCGCCGGCTGACGAGGCCGGCGCAAGGGGAGGAGCCAGCAACCGATGGGGACGGCGACAGCAGGGCAGAGCAGCACGGAACGGACCGCGTGGCGTAA
- a CDS encoding inositol monophosphatase family protein, whose product MISDELKAELLDVGLEAARQAGALLRDGRPADLAVAATKSSPIDVVTEMDIAAEKLITGILAERRPEDGLLGEEGADTPGTSGVRWVVDPLDGTVNYLYGLPSWGVSIAAEYGGETVVGVVAAPMRGETYHAVLGGGAWMGTSRLACRPAAPLDQALLGTGFAYVQTRRAHQAGVVARIIPLVRDIRRGGSAALDLCDVAAGRLDGYYERGLNPWDLAAGDLIAREAGALTGGRPGEPASGELTLAASPAVFSSLQPLLEESGAWHD is encoded by the coding sequence GTGATCTCTGACGAGCTGAAGGCCGAGCTGCTGGACGTGGGCCTGGAGGCCGCCCGGCAGGCCGGAGCTCTGCTGCGCGACGGCCGCCCGGCCGATCTGGCGGTGGCCGCGACGAAGAGCAGCCCGATCGACGTGGTGACCGAGATGGACATCGCGGCGGAGAAGCTGATCACCGGCATCCTCGCCGAGCGGCGGCCCGAGGACGGGCTGCTGGGCGAGGAGGGCGCGGACACCCCGGGGACGAGCGGGGTGCGCTGGGTCGTCGACCCGCTGGACGGCACCGTGAACTACCTCTACGGGCTGCCGAGCTGGGGCGTGTCCATCGCGGCCGAGTACGGGGGCGAGACCGTGGTGGGCGTCGTCGCGGCGCCGATGCGCGGGGAGACCTACCACGCGGTGCTCGGCGGCGGCGCCTGGATGGGGACGTCCCGCCTCGCCTGTCGGCCGGCGGCGCCGCTGGACCAGGCGCTGCTGGGGACCGGCTTCGCGTACGTGCAGACCCGGCGGGCCCATCAGGCCGGGGTCGTGGCACGGATCATTCCGCTGGTGCGGGACATCCGGCGGGGCGGGTCGGCGGCCCTGGACCTGTGCGACGTGGCCGCCGGGCGGCTGGACGGGTACTACGAGCGGGGGCTCAACCCGTGGGACCTGGCCGCGGGTGACCTGATCGCCCGGGAGGCCGGGGCGCTGACGGGAGGCCGGCCGGGCGAGCCGGCCTCGGGCGAGCTGACCCTGGCCGCCTCGCCGGCCGTCTTCTCCTCGCTGCAGCCGCTGCTGGAGGAGTCGGGGGCCTGGCACGACTGA
- a CDS encoding response regulator transcription factor, with the protein MRVLVVEDEQLLADAVATGLRREAMAVDVVYDGAAALERVGVNDYDVVVLDRDLPLVHGDDVCRKIVELGMPTRVLMLTASGDVSDRVEGLELGADDYLPKPFAFTELTARVRALGRRTTVALPPVLERAGIKLDPNRREVFREGKEVQLAPKEFAVLEVLMRSEGTVVSAEQLLEKAWDENTDPFTNVVRVTVMTLRRKLGEPPVIVTVPGSGYRI; encoded by the coding sequence GTGCGCGTACTCGTCGTCGAGGACGAGCAGCTGCTCGCCGATGCGGTGGCCACCGGCCTGCGCCGGGAGGCCATGGCCGTGGACGTCGTGTACGACGGCGCTGCCGCCCTGGAGCGGGTCGGGGTGAACGACTACGACGTGGTCGTGCTCGACCGGGACCTCCCGCTCGTGCACGGTGACGACGTGTGCCGGAAGATCGTCGAGCTCGGCATGCCCACCCGGGTGCTGATGCTGACCGCATCCGGTGACGTGAGCGACCGGGTGGAGGGCCTGGAGCTCGGCGCGGACGACTACCTGCCCAAGCCCTTCGCCTTCACCGAGCTGACCGCCCGCGTACGGGCGCTCGGCCGGCGCACCACGGTCGCGCTGCCGCCCGTACTGGAGCGGGCCGGCATCAAGCTGGACCCGAACCGGCGCGAGGTGTTCCGTGAGGGCAAGGAGGTCCAGCTGGCGCCGAAGGAGTTCGCGGTGCTGGAGGTGCTCATGCGCAGCGAGGGGACCGTGGTCTCCGCCGAGCAGCTGCTGGAGAAGGCCTGGGACGAGAACACCGATCCCTTCACCAACGTCGTGCGGGTGACCGTCATGACCCTGCGCCGCAAGCTGGGGGAGCCGCCGGTCATCGTGACCGTGCCCGGTTCCGGGTACCGGATTTGA
- a CDS encoding D-arabinono-1,4-lactone oxidase: protein MGTATAGQSSTERTAWRNWAGNITATPVRVVTPASVGELQEAVRRAAEDGLRVKAVGTGHSFTAAAATDGVLVRPQSLTGIRSIDRAAGTVTVAAGTVLKDLNTALAREGLSLTNMGDIMEQTVSGATSTGTHGTGRDSASIAAQIRGLELVTADGRLLTCSEKEEPEVFAAARLGIGALGIVTAITFAVEPLFFLTAREEPMGFERVTAEFEEHFAENEHFEFYWFPHTGNCNTKRNNRSQGPAAPPGPVSAWIEDELLSNGLFQAVNTLGRAVPASIPSIARVASRALSARTYTDIPYKVFTSPRRVRFVEMEYALPREQVVQALRELRAMVDRSGLRISFPVEVRTAPADDITLSTASGRETAYIAVHMYKGTPYQSYFTAAERIFTAHGGRPHWGKVHTRDAAYFAEVYPRFGEFTALRDRLDPDRVFGNDYLRRVLGD from the coding sequence ATGGGGACGGCGACAGCAGGGCAGAGCAGCACGGAACGGACCGCGTGGCGTAACTGGGCGGGCAACATCACCGCCACCCCGGTTCGCGTGGTGACCCCGGCCTCGGTCGGGGAGCTCCAGGAGGCGGTCCGCCGGGCCGCCGAGGACGGGCTGCGGGTGAAGGCGGTAGGCACCGGCCACTCCTTCACCGCGGCCGCCGCGACCGACGGGGTGCTCGTACGCCCGCAGTCGCTCACCGGGATCCGCTCGATCGACCGGGCCGCCGGCACCGTCACGGTGGCGGCGGGCACAGTCCTGAAGGACCTCAACACGGCCCTGGCCCGGGAGGGCCTGTCGCTCACCAACATGGGCGACATCATGGAGCAGACGGTCTCTGGCGCCACCAGCACCGGCACCCACGGCACGGGCCGCGACTCGGCCTCCATCGCCGCCCAGATCCGGGGCCTGGAACTGGTCACCGCCGACGGCCGGCTGCTGACCTGCTCCGAGAAGGAGGAGCCCGAGGTCTTCGCGGCGGCCCGGCTCGGCATCGGCGCGCTCGGCATCGTCACCGCGATCACCTTCGCGGTGGAGCCGCTCTTCTTCCTGACCGCCCGGGAGGAGCCGATGGGGTTCGAGAGGGTGACCGCGGAGTTCGAGGAACACTTCGCGGAGAACGAGCACTTCGAGTTCTACTGGTTCCCGCACACCGGCAACTGCAACACCAAGCGGAACAACCGCAGCCAGGGCCCCGCCGCCCCGCCCGGACCGGTGAGCGCCTGGATCGAGGACGAGTTGCTCTCCAACGGCCTCTTCCAGGCCGTCAACACGCTGGGCCGCGCGGTCCCGGCCAGCATTCCCTCCATCGCCCGCGTGGCCAGCCGCGCCCTGTCGGCACGCACCTACACGGACATCCCGTACAAGGTGTTCACCAGTCCGCGCCGGGTGCGCTTCGTGGAGATGGAGTACGCACTCCCGCGCGAGCAGGTGGTCCAGGCGCTGCGGGAGCTGCGGGCGATGGTCGACCGCTCCGGACTGCGGATCAGCTTCCCCGTGGAGGTACGGACGGCTCCGGCGGACGACATCACGCTGTCGACCGCCTCGGGGCGCGAAACGGCGTACATCGCGGTGCACATGTACAAGGGCACCCCGTACCAGTCCTACTTCACGGCGGCCGAGCGCATCTTCACCGCGCACGGCGGGCGTCCGCACTGGGGCAAGGTGCACACGCGGGACGCGGCGTACTTCGCGGAGGTCTACCCGCGGTTCGGTGAGTTCACCGCGCTGCGCGACCGCCTCGACCCGGACCGGGTCTTCGGCAACGACTACCTGCGGCGCGTCCTGGGGGACTGA
- a CDS encoding sulfurtransferase, with product MTAKSAILAAAELRNELAGPRPPVLLDVRWQLGGPDQRPAYEAGHLPGAVFVDLDRELAGPPGAGGRHPLPDPEAFGEAMRRAGVPADGPVVVYDGGLGWAAARAWWLLRWTGHPNVRVLDGGLAAWTEAGGAVTADRVTPAEGDFKPTPGAVGLLDADAAALRAREGVLLDARAGERYRGEVEPIDPVGGHIPGALSAPTSENVGPDGRFLPADALRARFEGLGACEGTPVGVYCGSGVSGAHEVLALEVAGIESDLYAGSWSHWSADPARPVATGPDPQ from the coding sequence ATGACTGCGAAATCTGCGATCCTCGCCGCCGCCGAACTGAGGAACGAGCTGGCGGGCCCCCGCCCGCCGGTGCTGCTGGACGTCCGCTGGCAGCTCGGCGGCCCCGACCAGCGGCCCGCCTACGAGGCAGGACACCTGCCCGGAGCGGTGTTCGTCGACCTCGACCGCGAACTGGCAGGTCCGCCCGGGGCGGGCGGCCGCCACCCGCTGCCCGACCCGGAGGCCTTCGGGGAGGCGATGCGCCGGGCGGGCGTCCCGGCGGACGGGCCCGTCGTTGTGTACGACGGCGGTCTGGGCTGGGCGGCCGCCCGCGCGTGGTGGTTGCTGCGCTGGACAGGTCACCCGAACGTGCGGGTTCTGGACGGCGGCCTTGCCGCGTGGACGGAGGCCGGCGGCGCGGTGACGGCCGATCGGGTGACTCCCGCGGAGGGCGATTTCAAGCCAACACCGGGGGCGGTCGGACTGCTGGACGCGGACGCGGCGGCCCTGCGCGCGAGGGAAGGGGTCCTCCTGGACGCCCGCGCGGGGGAGCGCTACCGGGGCGAGGTCGAACCGATCGACCCGGTCGGCGGCCACATTCCGGGCGCACTGTCGGCCCCGACCTCGGAGAACGTGGGCCCGGACGGGCGGTTCCTGCCGGCGGACGCGCTGCGAGCCCGGTTCGAGGGGCTCGGCGCCTGCGAGGGCACCCCGGTCGGCGTGTACTGCGGCTCGGGAGTCTCCGGGGCGCACGAGGTACTTGCCCTGGAGGTGGCGGGCATCGAATCCGACCTCTACGCGGGCAGTTGGTCGCACTGGTCGGCCGACCCGGCCCGGCCGGTGGCCACGGGACCGGACCCCCAGTAG
- a CDS encoding DUF4193 domain-containing protein, with protein MATDYDTPRKTDDDVDNDSIEELKARRNEKSTSSADMDEFDSVESMELPGADLSNEELAVRVLPKQADEFTCMSCFLVHHRSQLAREKNGQPICRDCD; from the coding sequence ATGGCAACGGACTACGACACCCCGCGCAAGACCGACGATGACGTCGACAACGACAGCATTGAAGAGCTGAAGGCCCGGCGCAACGAGAAGTCGACTTCGTCTGCGGACATGGACGAATTCGACTCTGTCGAGAGCATGGAGCTTCCCGGTGCGGACCTCTCCAATGAGGAGCTGGCCGTCCGGGTCCTGCCCAAGCAGGCCGATGAGTTCACCTGCATGAGCTGCTTCCTGGTGCACCACCGCAGCCAGCTTGCACGTGAGAAGAACGGTCAGCCGATCTGTCGCGACTGCGACTGA
- the sepH gene encoding septation protein SepH, which produces MPELRVVAVSNDGTRLVLKAADSTEYTLPIDERLRAAVRNDRARLNQIEIEVESHLRPRDIQARIRAGASAEEVAQLAGIPVDRVRRFEGPVLAERAFMAERARKTPVRRPGENTGPQLGEAVQERLTLRGAEKESVQWDSWRRDDGTWEVLLVYRVASEPHSASWTYDPPRRLVVAVDDEARSLIGESEDLPATPEPSFPFVPRIARLPRDRPLDRALDRQLERADGRPAPAPEPEEERDTLTSLLEAVPSFRGDMVVPERTEAPETEPEAEEPPAPAASAGAGAAYADVLMPRTVAGHRDRLTGTTDRQAEADGVRPGRRAAVPSWDEIVFGTRRKKQE; this is translated from the coding sequence ATGCCCGAACTGCGTGTCGTGGCCGTCTCAAATGACGGCACACGACTGGTGCTCAAGGCTGCGGACAGCACGGAGTACACGCTTCCGATCGATGAGCGGCTCCGCGCCGCCGTCCGCAACGATCGCGCACGCCTGAACCAGATCGAGATCGAGGTGGAGAGCCACCTCCGCCCCCGCGACATCCAGGCCCGCATACGGGCCGGTGCCTCCGCGGAGGAGGTCGCTCAACTCGCCGGCATCCCCGTCGACCGCGTACGCCGCTTCGAGGGCCCGGTGCTGGCCGAGCGCGCGTTCATGGCCGAGCGCGCCCGCAAGACCCCCGTGCGCCGTCCCGGTGAGAACACCGGCCCCCAGCTCGGCGAGGCCGTGCAGGAGCGGCTGACCCTGCGCGGAGCCGAGAAGGAATCCGTCCAGTGGGACTCCTGGCGCCGCGACGACGGCACCTGGGAGGTCCTCCTCGTCTACCGGGTCGCGAGCGAGCCGCACTCGGCGAGCTGGACCTATGACCCGCCGCGCCGGCTGGTCGTGGCGGTGGACGACGAGGCGCGCTCCCTGATCGGCGAGTCCGAGGACCTGCCGGCCACGCCGGAGCCGAGCTTCCCCTTCGTGCCGAGGATCGCGCGGCTGCCGCGCGACCGGCCGCTGGACCGCGCCCTGGACCGGCAGCTGGAGCGGGCCGACGGCCGGCCGGCCCCCGCGCCGGAACCGGAGGAGGAGCGGGACACCCTGACCAGCCTGCTGGAGGCGGTGCCGAGCTTCCGGGGCGACATGGTGGTACCGGAGCGCACCGAGGCACCGGAGACGGAACCGGAGGCGGAGGAGCCGCCGGCCCCCGCCGCATCCGCGGGCGCGGGCGCCGCGTACGCCGATGTCCTGATGCCCCGCACGGTGGCGGGCCACCGCGACCGCCTGACGGGCACCACCGACCGCCAGGCCGAGGCCGACGGGGTCCGCCCCGGGCGCCGTGCGGCGGTGCCGAGCTGGGACGAGATCGTCTTCGGCACCCGCCGCAAGAAGCAGGAGTAG
- a CDS encoding sensor histidine kinase encodes MKRVPATPEPPVAPPKPTWDPGQPEGPFPWLRPTIRIRLTLLYGGMFLIAGILLLSIIYLLAAEALRQGLTLPFQIVGGEVRVSSPNCSGVMGGPLEPEQFNAAVNQCVLDQRRHALDDLLSRSLMALLGLSIIAFAFGYAMAGRVLSPLGKITRTARRVVGSDLTRRIELDGPDDELKELADTFDEMLDRLERAFTAQQRFVANASHELRTPLAINRTLLEVHLSDPGAPVELQQLGKTLLATNERSEQLVEGLLLLARSENQIVERKPVDLAEVASRAVDQVRGEAEAKGVEIRGERAPAVVQGNGVLLERIALNLVQNAVRYNVPEGGWVEVVTESQHDQAVLLVSNAGPVVPAYEVDNLFEPFRRLRTERTGSDKGVGLGLSIARSVARAHGGRIQAMPREGGGLVMRVTLPL; translated from the coding sequence TTGAAGCGCGTACCCGCCACTCCGGAGCCCCCGGTCGCGCCACCGAAACCGACCTGGGACCCGGGCCAGCCCGAGGGGCCCTTCCCCTGGCTGCGGCCGACCATCCGCATACGCCTCACCCTGCTGTACGGCGGGATGTTCCTGATCGCGGGCATCCTGCTGCTGTCGATCATCTACCTGCTGGCGGCGGAGGCGCTGCGGCAGGGGCTGACGCTGCCGTTCCAGATCGTCGGCGGCGAGGTCAGGGTCTCCAGCCCCAACTGCTCGGGGGTGATGGGCGGCCCCCTGGAGCCGGAGCAGTTCAACGCGGCGGTCAACCAGTGCGTCCTCGATCAGCGCCGGCACGCCCTGGACGACCTGCTGAGCAGGTCGCTCATGGCGTTGCTGGGTCTGAGCATCATCGCCTTCGCCTTCGGCTACGCGATGGCCGGACGGGTGCTCTCGCCGCTCGGCAAGATCACCCGGACCGCCCGCCGGGTGGTCGGCTCCGACCTGACCCGGCGGATCGAGCTGGACGGGCCGGACGACGAGCTCAAGGAGCTCGCGGACACCTTCGACGAGATGCTCGACCGGCTGGAGCGGGCCTTCACGGCTCAGCAGAGGTTCGTGGCGAACGCCTCGCACGAGCTGCGCACTCCGCTCGCGATCAACCGGACGCTGCTGGAGGTCCACCTCTCCGATCCCGGGGCCCCCGTCGAGCTCCAGCAGCTCGGGAAGACCCTGCTGGCCACCAATGAGCGCAGTGAACAGCTGGTCGAAGGCCTGCTGCTGCTGGCGCGCAGCGAGAACCAGATCGTCGAGCGCAAACCCGTGGACCTGGCGGAGGTCGCCTCGCGCGCCGTCGACCAGGTGCGCGGCGAGGCCGAGGCGAAGGGCGTGGAGATCCGGGGCGAGCGCGCACCGGCGGTGGTCCAGGGCAATGGCGTGCTGCTGGAGCGGATCGCCCTCAACCTGGTGCAGAACGCCGTCCGGTACAACGTGCCGGAGGGCGGCTGGGTGGAGGTCGTCACGGAGTCTCAGCACGATCAGGCGGTCCTCCTGGTATCGAACGCAGGTCCCGTTGTTCCCGCGTACGAGGTGGACAACCTCTTCGAGCCCTTCAGGCGGCTGCGTACGGAGCGAACAGGCAGCGACAAGGGGGTCGGACTGGGTCTGTCGATCGCGCGCTCCGTGGCGCGCGCACACGGCGGCAGGATCCAGGCGATGCCCCGGGAAGGCGGTGGCCTCGTGATGCGTGTCACTCTTCCCTTGTGA
- a CDS encoding MFS transporter, with protein sequence MATTPLPATPRTGPPPARSVLRDTAFLRLWAGTTASGLATWALPFVLGLAVLHRELGAAGLGLVLAARTAGFLVAVAVGGVLADRHSRRAVVLWSALAAAVAAPLLALGLGRSLVLMTLAAALAGAGQGACRPAFQALTAEVVAADRRQQANAAMTVAVRASTLAGPTLTALLAAFVDVGTLLLGIGLLWLVAALLPGRGAAAPAPGAAPAPRASLRAEFVDGIREARRHPWFLAGLGALTTVIALGYSATSVALPLISRDRYGTEWVLAAAMTAYTVGALGGALVAARRRPRSPGWSAFAGLAVYGFAPLSLMLPVHPAVVIAAYVVAGIGIELFNVPWFTATQREVAPDKLARVSSLDFLLSYGLAPLGLALIAPAIDAFGVTPVLAVCAAACFLLPAAAALVPTARHFGRTPGPRAR encoded by the coding sequence GTGGCGACCACACCCCTGCCCGCGACGCCCAGGACCGGTCCACCGCCCGCCCGTTCCGTCCTGCGCGACACCGCCTTCCTGCGCCTGTGGGCGGGCACCACCGCCTCCGGACTCGCGACCTGGGCGCTGCCCTTCGTCCTGGGGCTCGCGGTCCTGCACCGGGAACTCGGCGCGGCCGGGCTGGGCCTGGTCCTCGCGGCACGCACCGCCGGCTTCCTCGTCGCCGTCGCCGTCGGCGGGGTGCTGGCCGACCGGCACTCGCGCCGGGCCGTCGTGCTCTGGTCCGCCCTCGCGGCCGCCGTCGCGGCCCCGCTCCTGGCCCTCGGCCTCGGCCGGTCACTGGTCCTGATGACCCTCGCCGCCGCGCTCGCCGGCGCCGGGCAGGGCGCGTGCCGCCCCGCCTTCCAGGCGCTCACCGCCGAGGTCGTCGCCGCCGACCGCAGGCAGCAGGCCAATGCCGCCATGACCGTGGCGGTACGGGCCTCCACGCTGGCGGGCCCCACCCTGACCGCACTGCTCGCCGCGTTCGTCGACGTGGGGACGCTGCTGCTGGGGATCGGCCTGCTCTGGCTGGTCGCGGCCCTGCTGCCGGGCCGGGGCGCCGCGGCGCCCGCACCGGGAGCCGCCCCCGCCCCGCGCGCCTCGTTGCGCGCGGAGTTCGTCGACGGGATACGCGAGGCCCGCCGGCACCCCTGGTTCCTCGCCGGACTCGGCGCCCTGACCACCGTGATAGCGCTGGGCTACTCCGCGACCAGCGTCGCCCTGCCCCTCATCAGCCGCGACCGCTACGGCACCGAGTGGGTACTGGCCGCGGCCATGACCGCCTACACCGTGGGCGCGCTCGGCGGCGCCCTGGTCGCCGCCCGCCGCCGGCCCCGCTCCCCGGGCTGGAGCGCCTTCGCCGGACTGGCCGTCTACGGCTTCGCGCCGCTCAGCCTGATGCTGCCGGTCCACCCGGCCGTGGTGATCGCGGCCTACGTCGTGGCCGGTATCGGGATCGAGCTGTTCAACGTGCCCTGGTTCACGGCCACCCAGCGCGAGGTCGCCCCGGACAAGCTCGCCCGCGTCTCCTCGCTGGACTTCCTCCTGTCCTACGGACTCGCCCCGCTGGGCCTCGCCCTCATCGCCCCGGCCATCGACGCCTTCGGCGTCACCCCGGTCCTCGCCGTGTGCGCCGCGGCCTGCTTCCTCCTACCCGCGGCGGCCGCCCTCGTCCCCACGGCCCGCCACTTCGGACGGACGCCGGGGCCGAGGGCGCGCTGA
- a CDS encoding VOC family protein: MTEAAEATRRTPGTPCWVSLMVHGLGTTEDFYADLFGWEYEPGPEQLGPYVRAVLNGHEVAGIGEMPPDRHLPVAWTTYLATDDADATAESVRACGGTVAVGPLDAGIAGRVAICSDPLGAIFGLWQAQSRMGTRLHGAPGTPVWNELVTQDTSTVGKFYEHVFGHEAQTHATASDDFDYLTLHLEGRPVAAVHGVGRSLPHDRGPHWMAYFAVEDTDVAAARVVELGGRVVDPPREGPRGRQATVADPEGAVFAIVRARR, encoded by the coding sequence ATGACCGAGGCAGCGGAAGCAACCCGGCGCACGCCCGGTACCCCGTGCTGGGTGAGCCTCATGGTGCACGGCCTCGGGACCACCGAGGACTTCTACGCCGACCTGTTCGGCTGGGAGTACGAACCGGGACCCGAGCAGCTCGGCCCGTACGTCCGTGCGGTGCTGAACGGGCACGAGGTGGCCGGGATCGGCGAGATGCCGCCGGACCGGCATCTTCCGGTGGCCTGGACGACATACCTCGCCACGGACGACGCGGACGCGACCGCGGAGTCGGTCCGCGCCTGCGGCGGCACGGTCGCGGTGGGCCCGCTGGACGCCGGTATCGCGGGGCGGGTGGCGATCTGCTCGGACCCGCTGGGTGCGATCTTCGGGCTGTGGCAGGCGCAGAGCCGCATGGGCACCCGGCTGCACGGAGCACCGGGCACCCCCGTGTGGAACGAGCTGGTCACCCAGGACACCTCGACGGTCGGCAAGTTCTACGAGCACGTCTTCGGCCACGAGGCGCAGACGCACGCCACGGCCTCCGACGACTTCGACTACCTGACCCTGCACCTGGAGGGCAGGCCGGTGGCCGCCGTGCACGGGGTCGGCCGCTCGCTGCCGCACGACCGGGGGCCGCACTGGATGGCGTACTTCGCGGTGGAGGACACCGACGTGGCGGCGGCCCGGGTCGTCGAGCTCGGCGGGCGCGTCGTCGACCCGCCCCGGGAGGGCCCGCGCGGCCGGCAGGCCACGGTCGCGGACCCGGAGGGCGCGGTCTTCGCCATCGTGCGGGCGCGGCGCTGA